A genomic segment from Salvia splendens isolate huo1 chromosome 13, SspV2, whole genome shotgun sequence encodes:
- the LOC121761930 gene encoding calcium uniporter protein 4, mitochondrial-like: MALRRSLSKRLFSATAPQPPSPPLVHSHRPSPAHRHRSPTFFRRFLQRRALNNHSALPSFLSLPIGDKLREKLKPMSVSGYQLPCLEVDKVAPAEEGGVCVSVADAKRVMRLVKMEGVRKRLRNIPASTVPYGEFLRICAKALDESGNVIVLGALVFLHPDHVAKSMETLISQAFGMPNDPRRRELTKLEHQKAVIDEKARSLVRRELYCGLGFVALQTLGFMRLTFWELSWDVMEPICFFVTSLHFALAYAFFLRTSKEPSFEGYFHTRLRVKQDKLFNLHNFDVERYNKLCEAFYPNRYNHKFLS, from the exons ATGGCGCTTCGCAGATCACTTTCGAAGCGCCTCTTCTCCGCCACCGCCCCTCAACCTCCGTCTCCGCCCCTCGTCCACTCTCATCGGCCCTCCCCAGCCCACCGCCACCGCTCGCCCACCTTCTTCCGCCGTTTCCTCCAGCGCCGGGCGCTGAACAACCACTCCGCTCTCCCCTCTTTTCTGTCGCTCCCCATCGGCGACAAGCTCAGGGAGAAGCTGAAGCCGATGAGCGTCTCCGGCTACCAGCTCCCCTGTCTTGAAGTCGACAAGGTGGCGCCAGCGGAGGAGGGAGGAGTCTGCGTGAGCGTGGCGGACGCGAAGAGGGTGATGAGGCTCGTGAAAATGGAAGGTGTAAGAAAGAGGCTGAGGAATATTCCGGCGAGTACGGTACCGTACGGTGAGTTTTTAAGGATATGCGCTAAGGCATTGGATGAATCCGGGAACGTCATCGTTTTGGGTGCTCTTGTGTTTCTCCACCCGGATCAT GTGGCAAAATCAATGGAGACACTAATATCCCAAGCATTTGGCATGCCGAACGACCCGAGAAGGAGAGAATTGACAAAGCTGGAGCACCAAAAGGCCGTCATCGACGAAAAAGCCCGATCTCTCGTGCGGCGTGAACTCTACTGTGGGCTTGGCTTTGTTGCCCTCCAAACATTAGGCTTCATGAGGCTAACGTTTTGGGAGTTGAGTTGGGATGTGATGGAGCCCATTTGCTTTTTTGTGACATCTCTCCATTTTGCATTAGCCTATGCCTTCTTTTTGAGGACTTCCAAAGAGCCCTCTTTTGAAGGCTACTTCCATACGAGGCTTAGAGTTAAACAAGACAAGCTCTTCAACCTCCACAACTTTGATGTGGAGAGGTATAATAAGCTTTGTGAGGCTTTTTATCCTAATCGATACAACCACAAATTTTTATCCTAA